The proteins below are encoded in one region of Sminthopsis crassicaudata isolate SCR6 chromosome 1, ASM4859323v1, whole genome shotgun sequence:
- the LOC141560983 gene encoding vomeronasal type-2 receptor 26-like, producing the protein MRYIRGDVEIGFFLPLQSPEVSNETGAERFQRPPNRACRDFRYNEKNYQQLFMAAFTMHEINRNPNLLPNISLGYSIYNSYSSEERTLENYLWWLSGTHQPLPNYKCREQGKVVAAIGGATSALSVQMGTVLDRYRLPQMHSYLKNTQFKNSVGEQVFVDENRRTEAQYAIMNYVPSAVCSASCPAGFRKLPLEGKPPCCFSCSPCSEGEISSHRDAEQCKKCPEDEYPNEQRDQCLPKTVTFLDVSEPWGKAVTAVAASLSLLTALVLWVFVKFQDTPIVQANNRNLSYLLLTSLSSCFLCSLLFVGRPTTASCLFRQTVFAVVFTVAVSSILAKTIIVVLAFRVTRPGSRMRIFLHPRVPYCVVLICSGIQVLFCAIWLGTSPPFPEADTHSESHHIILTCNEGSAFAFYCVLGYMGFLALGSFTIAFLARNLPDAFNEAKFITFSMLVFCSVWISFLPTYQSSKGKAVMIVEIFSILASSAGLLGCIFIPKCLVILLTSWENTIKQNKNQRSSRSKNFSFF; encoded by the exons ATGCGTTACATCCGTGGAGATGTGGAGATCGGCTTCTTTCTCCCCCTACAGTCACCTGAAGTGAGCAATGAAACAGGAGCAGAGCGGTTTCAGAGGCCTCCTAACAGGGCTTGTAGGGATTTTAG atataatgaaaaaaattaccagcaaCTCTTCATGGCTGCCTTCACCATGCATGAGATTAACAGGAATCCCAATCTGTTGCCCAACATTTCCCTGGGATACAGTATATACAACTCCTATTCCAGTgaagaaaggaccttggagaacTACCTGTGGTGGCTGTCTGGAACACACCAACCCCTCCCTAATTACAAATGCAGAGAGCAAGGAAAGGTTGTGGCTGCCATTGGAGGAGCCACATCAGCTCTCTCTGTTCAGATGGGGACCGTGCTTGACCGCTACCGTTTACCCCAG ATGCACTCCTATCTGAAGAACACCCAGTTTAAGAACAGTGTTGGTGAGCAGGTGTTTGTGGATGAGAACAGACGTACAGAGGCCCAGTATGCCATTATGAACTAT GTTCCCTCTGCAGTATGTAGTGCCAGTTGTCCTGCTGGATTTAGGAAGTTGCCTTTGGAGGGGAAGCCTCCTTGTTGCTTCAGCTGCTCCCCATGCTCAGAAGGAGAAATCTCCAGTCATAGGG ATGCTGAGCAGTGTAAGAAATGCCCTGAGGATGAATATCCCAATGAGCAGAGAGATCAATGCCTCCCCAAGACTGTGACCTTCCTGGATGTGAGTGAACCTTGGGGGAAGGCAGTGACAGCTGTAGCTGCTTCACTCTCATTGCTCACGGCCCTGGTTCTGTGGGTCTTTGTGAAATTCCAAGACACTCCCATAGTCCAAGCCAATAATAGGAACCTCAGCTACTTGCTCCTCACCTCCCTTTCCTCTTGCTTCCTCTGCTCCTTGCTCTTTGTGGGCCGTCCCACCACTGCTTCCTGCCTTTTCAGACAAACAGTATTTGCAGTTGTGTTCACAGTGGCTGTTTCCTCCATTTTGGCCAAAACCATCATAGTGGTTCTGGCTTTCAGGGTTACAAGACCAGGGAGCAGGATGAGGATATTCCTTCATCCTAGAGTGCCCTACTGTGTTGTTCTCATCTGCTCCGGAATTCAAGTGCTCTTCTGTGCCATCTGGTTGGGGACCTCTCCCCCCTTTCCAGAAGCAGACACACACTCTGAATCCCACCACATCATCCTCACATGTAATGAGGGCTCCGCCTTTGCATTTTACTGTGTCCTGGGCTATATGGGCTTTCTGGCCCTGGGAAGCTTCACCATAGCCTTCCTGGCCAGGAACTTGCCTGATGCCTTCAATGaagccaagttcatcactttCAGCATGCTGGTGTTTTGCAGTGTCTGGATCTCTTTCCTCCCCACATATCAGAGCTCCAAAGGGAAAGCTGTGATGATTGTGGAGATCTTCTCCATCTTGGCTTCCAGTGCTGGGTTACTGGGCTGCATTTTTATTCCCAAATGTCTTGTGATTCTCCTGACATCATGGGAAAATACCATAAAACAGAACAAGAATCAAAGGAGTTCCAGGagcaagaatttttcttttttctaa